The Macrococcoides canis genome has a window encoding:
- a CDS encoding 5'-nucleotidase C-terminal domain-containing protein produces MYKLSILATTDTHSHVSLYDYFMETYSQDNGLILAGSKIDEIRHINDAEGAVTVVVDNGDILQGNILADYAAEIRPQVHPAVRMMNEIKYDVATFGNHEFNYGLDYLKEAITKAEFPFVNCNVKYINGDYVGTPFVMFEKAFSDGEKVKIGVTGVVPEQILKWDEGHLRDKVIVEDMYQSLYQYAHQMKSQGADVVIALMHTGLDKEQLDHIEGAENMVYQLAQIDAVDAFVFGHTHQAFPGPDYIDVPHIDVNQGKIFNAYGVQPMCFGSHLGEIILHLEKTATGFDIVDGKSTVHALKQSPIHINDAYVAANKATHEAILNYINQPIGYSEQHIESYFAQIGVSRAAQIVAQAGRESFMQLAKRDGLNVKNIIATSAPIKAGRDGVNDYIDIKQGPLTLKDAINIYRFPNIMSVVQVSGKVLKEWVEWSVSCFNKIDKPFILKDNKSTAPGFPSYNMDLFYELTYSIDLTQEARYGTTGEAINNSQRVVDLQYEGCPVIDDDIYTVITNDYRTNFCPILKDESVVKLQIEPLEVRQCIIDYIKHSDLNFELKRPFSFVQEGVFRFKSSPEGIRHIQEGMTATQAYDGDYLIYEISTNKQ; encoded by the coding sequence ATGTATAAATTGTCGATATTAGCAACTACAGATACACATAGTCATGTAAGTCTTTATGATTACTTTATGGAAACTTATTCGCAGGACAATGGATTGATTTTAGCGGGCAGTAAGATTGATGAAATACGTCATATTAATGATGCTGAAGGTGCAGTGACGGTTGTTGTAGATAACGGAGATATTCTGCAGGGCAATATTCTGGCAGATTATGCAGCGGAGATACGTCCACAAGTACATCCAGCAGTTCGCATGATGAACGAGATTAAATACGACGTGGCAACATTCGGAAATCATGAGTTTAACTATGGACTTGATTATTTGAAAGAAGCGATAACGAAGGCAGAGTTTCCATTTGTAAACTGCAATGTGAAGTATATTAATGGGGATTATGTCGGTACACCGTTTGTGATGTTTGAGAAAGCTTTTTCAGATGGTGAGAAGGTGAAGATTGGTGTAACAGGTGTCGTTCCTGAACAAATATTAAAGTGGGATGAAGGACATCTAAGAGATAAAGTAATTGTAGAGGATATGTATCAGTCACTCTATCAGTATGCACATCAGATGAAGAGTCAAGGTGCGGATGTTGTCATCGCGTTAATGCATACGGGATTAGATAAGGAACAGCTTGATCATATAGAAGGTGCAGAGAATATGGTCTATCAACTGGCGCAAATTGATGCAGTGGATGCATTTGTATTTGGACATACGCATCAAGCTTTCCCAGGACCTGATTATATAGACGTACCGCATATCGATGTGAATCAAGGCAAGATATTTAATGCATATGGTGTGCAACCAATGTGTTTTGGCAGTCATCTCGGAGAAATCATATTGCATCTTGAAAAGACAGCAACAGGATTTGACATAGTAGATGGCAAGAGTACAGTACATGCATTAAAGCAGTCACCCATCCATATCAATGATGCGTACGTAGCAGCAAATAAAGCGACACATGAAGCGATATTGAATTATATCAATCAGCCGATTGGTTATTCAGAGCAGCATATTGAAAGCTATTTCGCACAAATTGGTGTCAGCCGTGCAGCACAAATCGTTGCTCAGGCAGGTAGAGAAAGCTTTATGCAGTTAGCGAAACGAGATGGCCTTAATGTAAAGAATATAATAGCTACAAGCGCACCGATAAAAGCAGGACGTGACGGTGTAAATGATTATATTGATATTAAACAAGGCCCGCTGACGTTAAAGGATGCGATCAATATTTATCGTTTTCCAAATATCATGTCAGTCGTACAAGTAAGCGGTAAAGTACTTAAAGAATGGGTCGAATGGAGTGTCTCTTGTTTTAATAAGATAGACAAACCGTTCATATTGAAGGATAATAAGTCTACTGCCCCCGGATTTCCAAGCTATAATATGGATTTATTTTATGAACTGACATATAGTATCGACCTTACACAAGAGGCAAGATACGGAACTACCGGGGAAGCAATCAATAACAGTCAACGTGTTGTAGACCTCCAGTATGAAGGGTGCCCTGTTATTGATGATGACATTTATACGGTCATTACGAATGATTACAGAACAAATTTTTGTCCGATATTAAAAGATGAGTCTGTAGTGAAGCTGCAAATAGAACCATTAGAAGTGAGACAGTGTATTATCGATTATATAAAGCATTCAGATTTAAACTTTGAACTGAAACGCCCATTTTCTTTCGTTCAAGAAGGGGTATTCCGATTCAAATCAAGTCCAGAAGGTATCCGCCACATTCAAGAAGGCATGACAGCAACACAAGCTTATGACGGAGATTATTTAATATATGAAATTAGTACAAATAAACAATAG
- a CDS encoding diacylglycerol kinase, with protein MRKRARIIYNPTSGRELFKKALPDVLIKLEDAGYETSAYATKRAGDATAAAERAVEDKFDLVIAAGGDGTINEVINGIAEKDYRPDIGVIPMGTVNDFGRALLIPKDIDEAVDVIVSGQTVSVDVGKMNNRYFINIAGGGKITEVSYEAPSRLKTVLGPLAYYVKGLEMLPEIKASDVRIEYDGEVFSGEAMMFLIGLTNSVGGFEKLVPDASINDGYFTLLILEKVNFAEFGHIFTLASRGEHIKHPKVRYVKAKDIKVSSFDKVQLNVDGEFGGILPAHFINLERHINVYSLLEQLNPEKKSKIEEEYREMTKVVRD; from the coding sequence GTGAGAAAACGTGCCAGAATTATCTATAATCCAACATCAGGGAGAGAGCTATTTAAGAAAGCATTACCCGATGTATTGATCAAGTTGGAAGATGCAGGTTATGAAACAAGTGCATATGCAACAAAGCGTGCAGGAGATGCAACAGCTGCTGCAGAACGTGCAGTTGAAGATAAGTTTGACCTAGTGATCGCTGCCGGTGGAGACGGTACGATTAACGAAGTTATTAACGGTATCGCAGAAAAAGACTATCGACCGGACATCGGTGTCATACCGATGGGAACGGTAAATGACTTTGGTCGTGCGTTGCTTATTCCGAAAGATATCGATGAAGCGGTTGATGTGATTGTCAGTGGACAGACAGTATCAGTAGATGTCGGTAAAATGAATAATCGTTATTTTATCAATATCGCTGGAGGTGGAAAGATTACAGAAGTGAGCTACGAAGCACCAAGCCGATTGAAGACTGTATTAGGACCACTTGCTTATTACGTCAAAGGATTAGAGATGCTCCCAGAAATTAAAGCGAGTGATGTTCGTATCGAGTATGATGGTGAAGTGTTCAGCGGAGAAGCAATGATGTTTCTGATCGGTCTTACAAATTCGGTAGGCGGCTTTGAGAAGCTCGTACCGGATGCATCGATTAATGATGGTTACTTTACGTTATTAATATTAGAGAAAGTGAACTTTGCAGAATTCGGACATATATTTACGCTGGCTTCAAGAGGTGAACATATTAAACATCCTAAAGTACGTTATGTTAAGGCTAAAGATATTAAAGTGTCTTCGTTTGATAAGGTACAGTTAAATGTTGATGGAGAATTTGGTGGTATATTACCAGCGCACTTTATCAACCTTGAACGTCATATTAATGTTTATAGCTTACTTGAGCAGCTGAACCCAGAGAAGAAGAGTAAGATTGAAGAAGAGTATCGAGAAATGACAAAGGTAGTACGTGATTAA
- a CDS encoding glucose 1-dehydrogenase, producing MYLDLKGKVAIITGGASGIGRATALRYAQEGVNVVINYHSREDEAQALIEAIQSYGVEALMIQGDTTNKNDMEHLVQETIKHFGEFHIFVNNAGIQSDVQSHTMPIETFDKVIDVNLRGTFIGCQLALRHFMENKYKGSIINISSVHEIIPWPHYAHYCASKGGVKLLTQSLALEYARVQIRVNNIAPGSINTPINAENFKTEQDKKDADLFVPMGYVAEPEEIASVAAFLASKESKYITGQTIVADGGLSLYPSHRNFEHDALLDEFTDEINVKTK from the coding sequence ATGTATCTTGATCTAAAAGGTAAAGTCGCAATAATCACAGGCGGGGCATCAGGGATAGGACGCGCTACAGCTTTACGCTATGCACAAGAAGGTGTAAATGTTGTTATCAATTATCATTCGAGAGAAGATGAAGCACAAGCTTTAATCGAAGCAATTCAGTCATATGGTGTCGAGGCACTGATGATTCAAGGAGACACAACCAATAAGAATGATATGGAACATCTCGTACAAGAGACGATCAAACACTTTGGTGAATTCCACATTTTCGTTAATAATGCAGGGATCCAGTCCGATGTTCAAAGCCATACGATGCCGATAGAAACATTTGATAAAGTAATCGATGTTAATTTACGTGGAACATTCATCGGGTGTCAACTCGCATTACGTCACTTTATGGAGAATAAATATAAAGGATCCATCATCAATATATCAAGCGTCCATGAAATTATACCGTGGCCACATTATGCGCATTACTGTGCAAGCAAAGGCGGCGTAAAATTACTGACTCAAAGTCTCGCGCTAGAATATGCCCGTGTACAAATACGCGTTAATAATATTGCTCCCGGCAGCATCAATACACCAATCAACGCAGAGAATTTCAAGACGGAACAAGATAAGAAAGATGCTGATTTATTTGTGCCGATGGGATATGTTGCGGAACCTGAAGAAATCGCAAGTGTCGCTGCATTTCTAGCCAGCAAGGAAAGTAAATATATTACCGGCCAGACGATTGTAGCAGACGGTGGTCTAAGCCTATATCCATCTCACCGAAACTTTGAACATGATGCACTGCTCGATGAATTTACGGATGAGATCAATGTAAAGACGAAATAA
- the rlmD gene encoding 23S rRNA (uracil(1939)-C(5))-methyltransferase RlmD — MKQINFNKNEVLTGTVVDLTHEGAGVVKIDDYPFFVEGALPGEEVSIKVMKVGKTFGFARLEKVLTPSADRVEEKDIIGRQVGTMTLQHMSYDAQLKFKQHLVESAFIRLGKFNKVKVWETVGMDYPYEYRNKAQIPVRSLNGNVETGFFRKNSHQLVPVENFYIQHKAIDEAIVKVRDILRKYDIVPYNERNHNGEIRHIVVKRGHYTGQLMIILVTNKKRLQNIESITHDIVNTIDNVESVVLNFNNQEGNVILGRNNTVLHGTPYYTDKMLGLEFRVSPNSFFQVNTPQAEALYKLALEAANLKGHETVLDAYCGIGTISLALAQHAEQVYAMEIVHESIKMAKQNAKMNGIDNVHFETGSADEILPKWSEQGVKFDVAVVDPPRKGLDDDFIQTLISQNPKTIVYVSCNPGTCARDCRKFADAGYKLEYVKPVDLFPQTPHVECVVKLTK, encoded by the coding sequence ATGAAACAAATTAATTTTAACAAAAATGAAGTACTTACTGGAACAGTCGTAGATTTAACACATGAAGGTGCTGGGGTTGTAAAGATTGACGACTATCCGTTCTTCGTTGAAGGTGCACTTCCGGGAGAAGAGGTCTCAATCAAAGTCATGAAAGTCGGCAAAACATTTGGATTTGCAAGACTTGAGAAAGTATTAACGCCAAGCGCTGACCGTGTTGAAGAGAAAGATATTATCGGCAGACAAGTAGGAACGATGACTTTGCAGCATATGTCATATGATGCACAGCTGAAGTTTAAGCAGCATCTCGTTGAAAGTGCGTTTATTCGTCTAGGGAAATTTAATAAAGTGAAAGTATGGGAAACTGTCGGTATGGATTATCCGTATGAATACCGTAATAAAGCACAGATACCAGTACGATCGCTAAACGGCAATGTTGAAACTGGATTCTTCAGAAAGAACAGTCATCAGCTCGTTCCTGTAGAGAATTTCTATATTCAGCATAAAGCAATCGATGAAGCAATTGTGAAAGTAAGAGATATATTACGTAAATATGATATCGTGCCTTATAATGAGCGCAACCATAACGGAGAAATTCGTCATATCGTCGTGAAACGAGGTCATTATACAGGACAATTAATGATCATATTAGTAACGAACAAAAAGCGTCTGCAAAACATCGAATCAATTACACATGATATCGTGAACACAATCGATAACGTTGAAAGCGTTGTATTAAACTTTAACAATCAAGAAGGTAACGTGATTTTAGGTCGTAACAACACAGTATTACACGGAACGCCTTACTATACAGATAAGATGCTAGGACTAGAATTCAGAGTATCACCGAATTCGTTCTTCCAGGTGAACACACCACAAGCAGAAGCACTATATAAACTTGCACTTGAAGCAGCAAACTTAAAAGGTCATGAAACAGTACTCGATGCCTATTGTGGAATCGGAACAATCTCGCTTGCACTTGCACAGCATGCAGAACAAGTATATGCGATGGAAATCGTGCATGAGTCAATTAAGATGGCGAAGCAGAACGCGAAGATGAATGGCATTGATAACGTACACTTTGAAACAGGTTCAGCAGATGAAATCTTACCGAAGTGGAGCGAACAAGGCGTGAAGTTTGACGTCGCAGTCGTCGATCCACCACGTAAAGGATTAGACGATGACTTTATTCAGACATTAATTTCACAAAACCCTAAAACAATCGTCTATGTCAGCTGTAATCCAGGAACATGTGCGCGTGACTGCCGTAAGTTCGCAGATGCAGGATATAAATTAGAGTACGTAAAACCAGTAGATCTCTTCCCGCAAACGCCGCATGTTGAGTGTGTTGTGAAGTTGACGAAATAA
- a CDS encoding SGNH/GDSL hydrolase family protein, with the protein MKNILFWIYILAAVLLIGAGYKYWQSKVAEGGETQTIETKDTQQKKTADKTEENEEVSLPHVFKEPAIQKIYEEKTKGNKKMQLTFVSTPYQTSNKDTNVANTFISNLQEDVNYNIVEVDASSNTVNSDDINKENPDVVILDALTLNDYIEGVTIEEHLNNLEAIINNIKNDNRKIYVTGTRSMKDDEFNAYQQEEANFLQNQDVIFIPVGEAVEDKYDDDTELLTKDGVTNWSKVIKDEILK; encoded by the coding sequence ATGAAAAATATATTATTCTGGATATACATACTAGCGGCGGTGCTTCTAATAGGTGCCGGCTATAAATACTGGCAAAGTAAAGTTGCTGAAGGTGGAGAAACGCAGACTATTGAAACGAAAGATACACAGCAAAAAAAGACTGCGGATAAAACTGAAGAAAATGAAGAAGTAAGTTTACCGCATGTCTTCAAAGAACCTGCTATTCAAAAAATTTATGAAGAAAAAACAAAAGGTAATAAAAAGATGCAGCTGACATTTGTAAGCACACCGTACCAAACTTCAAATAAAGATACGAATGTCGCCAATACATTTATTTCAAACTTGCAAGAAGATGTAAATTATAATATCGTTGAAGTTGATGCAAGTTCTAACACAGTGAACAGTGACGATATTAATAAAGAAAATCCAGATGTCGTTATTTTAGATGCGCTTACACTTAATGACTATATCGAAGGCGTAACTATCGAAGAACATTTGAACAATCTTGAAGCCATCATTAATAATATAAAAAATGATAACCGAAAAATTTACGTTACAGGTACACGCAGTATGAAAGATGATGAATTTAATGCATACCAGCAAGAAGAAGCAAACTTCCTGCAAAACCAGGACGTAATTTTCATTCCTGTAGGTGAAGCTGTTGAAGATAAATATGATGATGACACTGAACTCCTTACAAAGGATGGCGTAACGAACTGGAGTAAAGTAATTAAGGATGAAATATTAAAATAA
- a CDS encoding type II toxin-antitoxin system Phd/YefM family antitoxin, whose product MKIRPVSDLRNKFAEIEKDVIKEDAPVFLTKNGYGTMVLMSIDKYSKLAESHEAYLLESEIIARTTKERMTHDEVFEGLKERLNGNKEI is encoded by the coding sequence ATGAAAATTAGACCAGTATCAGACTTAAGAAATAAGTTTGCAGAAATAGAGAAGGATGTTATCAAAGAAGATGCACCTGTGTTTCTAACTAAGAATGGTTATGGAACAATGGTGTTGATGAGTATTGATAAGTATTCTAAGTTAGCAGAATCTCATGAAGCATATTTATTAGAATCTGAAATCATTGCCAGAACAACAAAAGAAAGAATGACACATGATGAAGTGTTTGAAGGTTTAAAGGAAAGATTGAATGGAAATAAAGAGATATAA
- a CDS encoding GNAT family N-acetyltransferase, producing the protein MDLYTEYDDLIKIRPLTKEDFNYVLNWSKDISFCSANDWEENRSEQELYHWWLHCVNNKADDFIRLGIELDDKLIGYADLAYIKGNSAELGIAIGESKLWGRGIGYYSSLSMIDYASTHLGISIFNAETHETNIRARKMLERLRFREVSRIGSEKYLGSDSKLIQYQLSL; encoded by the coding sequence ATGGATTTATATACTGAATATGATGATTTAATTAAAATCAGACCTTTAACCAAAGAAGATTTTAATTATGTTTTAAACTGGAGTAAAGATATCTCATTTTGTTCAGCAAATGACTGGGAAGAAAATCGAAGCGAACAAGAGTTATACCATTGGTGGCTACATTGTGTAAATAATAAAGCTGATGATTTTATTCGATTAGGCATTGAATTGGATGATAAGTTAATTGGATATGCAGATTTAGCATATATTAAGGGAAATTCAGCTGAATTAGGAATCGCAATTGGTGAAAGTAAACTATGGGGAAGAGGAATTGGATATTACTCTAGTCTCAGTATGATAGATTATGCTTCTACACATTTAGGCATTTCAATCTTTAATGCTGAAACACATGAAACAAATATACGTGCAAGAAAAATGCTAGAGAGACTAAGATTTAGAGAAGTTAGTAGAATTGGAAGTGAAAAATACCTAGGATCTGATAGCAAGCTAATACAGTACCAACTCTCATTGTAG
- a CDS encoding tyrosine-protein phosphatase, with protein MIDIHNHILYGVDDGAQTEADTLDMARQAVAEGITDIIATPHHKIQMYDNFGPKIKDLTDKVNQLIKDNNIPLNVHASQEIRIYGDVITDLKSGKALPLSGPYVLIEFPSTEVPIYTEQLFTQLAMEGYVPIIAHPERNTELQKNPKKLAELIELGALAQVTAGVVIGNLGHHAQECAELMIEHQLIHFVASDAHNVNNRNFHMKAAYEAIESKFGSEVAGRFKSNAKKVLLGEQIPYLSPKEIIKSESSSDRQVKKKKKKKFLGLF; from the coding sequence ATGATTGATATTCATAACCATATATTATATGGTGTCGATGATGGTGCACAGACAGAAGCAGATACGCTTGATATGGCACGACAAGCCGTTGCAGAAGGGATTACCGATATCATTGCAACACCGCACCATAAGATACAGATGTATGACAATTTCGGTCCGAAGATTAAAGATTTAACGGACAAAGTTAATCAGCTGATTAAAGATAACAATATTCCGCTTAACGTTCATGCAAGTCAAGAAATTAGAATCTATGGTGACGTCATTACAGATCTGAAAAGTGGTAAAGCGCTGCCGTTATCAGGACCTTATGTATTAATTGAATTTCCTTCAACGGAAGTACCGATTTATACGGAGCAGTTATTTACACAACTTGCAATGGAAGGGTATGTTCCAATCATCGCCCATCCTGAACGTAATACAGAGCTGCAGAAGAACCCGAAGAAACTCGCTGAACTGATTGAACTTGGTGCACTTGCGCAAGTTACAGCGGGCGTTGTTATCGGAAATTTAGGACATCATGCACAAGAATGTGCGGAACTGATGATTGAACATCAGCTGATTCACTTTGTGGCAAGTGATGCGCATAACGTGAATAATCGTAACTTCCATATGAAAGCAGCTTACGAAGCGATTGAAAGTAAGTTCGGTAGTGAAGTCGCTGGTCGCTTCAAAAGTAATGCGAAGAAAGTATTGCTTGGCGAGCAAATCCCGTATTTAAGTCCGAAAGAAATCATTAAGTCTGAAAGTTCATCAGACAGACAAGTAAAGAAGAAAAAGAAAAAGAAATTTCTAGGTTTATTTTAA
- a CDS encoding GrpB family protein, giving the protein MLDYKLYSDLDYHHIYINASKELIEVFRNEIVELHHIGSTSIEGVSIVPSVEILPVVKDLNKIDNYVTQMKQIGYSLTQTSLDKNNKYLLFTAHKNDIEISVLIIERSDCDSLEKKLAVRDYLRTHNEARIAYKQFKQKLNHFTRGTQDIQRAEDEYLKEIEAKAIYWYRLNN; this is encoded by the coding sequence ATGCTGGATTATAAATTATATAGTGACCTTGACTATCATCATATATATATCAATGCGTCTAAAGAACTGATAGAAGTCTTTCGTAATGAGATTGTTGAATTACATCACATTGGCAGTACTTCTATTGAAGGAGTAAGTATCGTACCGTCAGTTGAAATATTGCCGGTTGTAAAGGACTTGAACAAGATTGATAATTATGTCACTCAGATGAAGCAGATCGGCTATTCATTAACGCAAACTTCACTTGATAAAAATAACAAGTATCTATTATTTACTGCACATAAGAACGATATAGAGATAAGCGTTCTTATTATTGAACGCTCAGACTGCGATAGTCTAGAGAAGAAGCTAGCGGTAAGAGATTATTTAAGAACGCATAATGAAGCGCGTATCGCATACAAGCAGTTTAAGCAGAAATTAAATCATTTTACACGTGGAACGCAGGACATTCAACGTGCAGAAGATGAATATTTAAAAGAAATTGAAGCAAAAGCGATATACTGGTATCGGTTAAACAATTAA
- a CDS encoding helicase HerA-like domain-containing protein — protein sequence MTNNIKIAKTADHDIYLNLPMANRHGLIAGATGTGKTVTLKVMAEQFSKAGVPVFLADIKGDLASIAEPMTVNDKIQERLTNLQIDDYSPQTFPVRLWDIFGEQGTPVRATITDMGPMLLSRLLELNDTQSGILDIAFKISDEQGLLLLDLKDLQALLKDMAENATAYSSVYGNITKQSIGAIQRKLLSLETQGADQFFGEPALKLTDFMETADDKGVINVLMANNLYTKPVLYSTFLLWLLTELFETLPEVGDMDQPKLVFFFDEAHLLFKDAPKSFVTQVEQVVRLVRSKGVGVYFITQNPIDLPDEVLGQLGNRVQHALRSFTPRDQKAVASAAETFRQNPEIDVASVIGELKTGEALISCLNEEGQPSIVERAFIRPPESKIGVIDEQVKVKVIEDNPYHAQYNETVDRESAYELLQKKVEASKAEAQTHEAQAEKAAPKRKRKSEFEKIASSVLTSVGRQIGREIVRNIFGTRRR from the coding sequence ATGACGAATAATATAAAGATAGCTAAAACAGCTGATCATGATATATATTTAAATCTTCCTATGGCAAATCGTCATGGATTGATAGCAGGAGCGACAGGAACAGGTAAGACTGTTACGTTAAAAGTTATGGCTGAGCAGTTTTCAAAAGCGGGAGTGCCTGTATTTCTAGCTGATATTAAAGGGGATCTGGCAAGTATTGCTGAACCGATGACGGTTAATGATAAGATTCAGGAACGACTGACGAACTTGCAGATTGATGATTATTCACCTCAGACCTTTCCTGTAAGGTTATGGGATATATTTGGTGAACAAGGTACACCTGTGAGAGCGACGATTACAGATATGGGACCGATGCTGTTAAGTCGTCTGTTAGAATTGAATGATACACAGTCGGGTATATTAGATATTGCGTTTAAGATTAGTGATGAACAAGGTCTGCTTCTGTTAGACCTTAAGGATCTACAGGCATTATTAAAGGATATGGCTGAAAATGCGACAGCATATAGCAGTGTCTACGGTAATATTACGAAGCAGTCGATAGGTGCAATTCAACGTAAATTGTTATCATTAGAAACCCAAGGTGCTGATCAGTTCTTCGGGGAGCCGGCATTAAAGTTAACAGACTTTATGGAGACAGCAGATGATAAAGGTGTCATCAACGTCCTGATGGCCAACAATTTATACACAAAACCAGTATTGTACTCTACATTTCTGCTTTGGTTATTAACAGAACTCTTTGAGACGTTGCCGGAAGTCGGAGATATGGATCAGCCGAAACTTGTCTTCTTCTTTGATGAAGCGCATCTGTTATTTAAAGATGCACCGAAGTCATTTGTGACACAGGTGGAGCAAGTAGTACGTCTCGTACGTTCAAAAGGCGTCGGTGTATATTTTATTACGCAAAATCCAATCGACTTACCTGATGAAGTATTAGGGCAGCTTGGCAACCGTGTTCAGCATGCTTTACGCTCATTTACACCACGTGATCAAAAGGCAGTTGCCAGTGCGGCTGAAACATTCCGACAAAACCCTGAAATTGATGTTGCATCTGTTATTGGAGAATTGAAGACAGGTGAAGCACTCATTTCCTGCCTGAATGAAGAAGGACAGCCGAGTATTGTAGAGCGTGCATTTATTCGCCCTCCTGAAAGTAAGATTGGCGTGATTGATGAACAAGTGAAAGTAAAGGTTATAGAAGACAATCCATATCATGCACAGTATAATGAAACAGTTGATCGCGAGAGTGCGTATGAATTACTGCAGAAGAAAGTAGAAGCATCGAAAGCAGAAGCGCAGACGCATGAAGCGCAAGCAGAAAAAGCAGCGCCGAAAAGAAAACGCAAATCAGAATTTGAAAAGATTGCTTCAAGCGTACTTACGAGCGTCGGCAGACAAATTGGGCGTGAGATTGTAAGGAACATATTTGGAACGAGAAGACGTTAG